One Solirubrobacter pauli DNA segment encodes these proteins:
- the panB gene encoding 3-methyl-2-oxobutanoate hydroxymethyltransferase, with amino-acid sequence MSTPPKDPNRKRITLTKLAEMRALGEPIVMITAYDHPSALVVEEAGVDVVLVGDSAANNVLGYPDTVPVTVDELLMLTRAVRRGLKTPLLVGDLPFGSYEASDAQAIETAHRFVKEAGCDAVKLEGGGTSAERARAIVRAGVPVMGHVGLTPQTATMLGGYRAQGRTAARARAVLDDALALQEAGAFSIVFEAIPADVTDAIMPYMEIPIIGIGAGASTDGQVLVLHDLLAIHDDFQPKFAKRFGAVKAEMRRGVDAYADEVRARTFPGPEHTYNIAPEELERFRADLPAAGHTHVG; translated from the coding sequence ATGTCCACCCCGCCCAAGGATCCGAACCGCAAGCGGATCACGCTCACCAAGCTCGCCGAGATGCGCGCGCTGGGCGAGCCGATCGTGATGATCACGGCCTACGACCACCCGAGCGCGCTCGTGGTCGAGGAAGCCGGCGTCGACGTCGTCCTCGTTGGTGACAGCGCCGCCAACAACGTGCTCGGGTACCCGGACACCGTGCCGGTGACCGTCGACGAGCTGCTGATGCTCACGCGGGCGGTCCGGCGCGGGCTCAAGACCCCGCTGCTCGTCGGTGACCTGCCGTTCGGCTCCTACGAGGCCAGCGACGCGCAGGCGATCGAGACCGCGCACCGGTTCGTCAAGGAAGCGGGCTGCGACGCCGTCAAGCTCGAAGGCGGCGGCACGTCGGCCGAGCGGGCACGCGCCATCGTGCGTGCCGGAGTGCCGGTGATGGGCCATGTCGGGCTCACGCCGCAGACGGCCACCATGCTCGGCGGCTACCGCGCCCAAGGCCGCACCGCGGCTCGCGCCCGCGCCGTGCTCGACGACGCGCTCGCGCTGCAGGAGGCTGGCGCCTTCAGCATCGTCTTCGAGGCGATCCCCGCGGACGTGACGGACGCGATCATGCCCTACATGGAGATCCCGATCATCGGGATCGGCGCCGGCGCCAGCACGGACGGCCAGGTCCTGGTCCTGCACGACCTGCTGGCGATCCACGACGACTTCCAGCCGAAGTTCGCCAAGCGCTTCGGGGCCGTGAAGGCCGAGATGCGGCGTGGCGTCGACGCCTACGCCGACGAAGTGCGTGCCCGGACCTTCCCCGGCCCCGAGCACACCTACAACATCGCGCCCGAGGAATTGGAGCGTTTCCGTGCGGATCTCCCAGCCGCCGGGCACACGCACGTGGGCTGA
- the panC gene encoding pantoate--beta-alanine ligase, protein MRTIRTVPEMRAWLGNLRAENRSVGLVPTMGAFHAGHHSLMRAAKDEQDAVVVSLFVNPTQFNDARDLENYPRSEANDAVEASELGVDVLFAPPTSEIYPDGFATTVSVGGLSEVLEGAERGPGHFAGVCTVVCKLLNIVSPDAAYFGQKDAQQVAVVKRMVRDLDIPSKIEVLPTVREPDGLAMSSRNVRLSPEERQDALQLSRALFAARDAVAGGERDAERVRAVALAHLDDPEYLAIVDPLSFTPLTTIAAPALIAVAARVGPVRLIDNLVLEPVPAPVAT, encoded by the coding sequence ATGAGAACGATCCGGACCGTCCCCGAGATGCGCGCCTGGCTCGGCAACCTGCGCGCCGAGAACCGGTCCGTCGGCCTGGTGCCGACGATGGGCGCCTTCCACGCCGGGCACCACTCGCTGATGCGGGCGGCCAAGGACGAGCAGGACGCGGTCGTCGTCAGCCTGTTCGTCAACCCGACCCAGTTCAACGACGCCCGCGATCTCGAGAACTACCCGCGCAGCGAGGCCAACGACGCGGTCGAGGCGTCCGAGCTGGGCGTCGACGTGCTGTTCGCGCCGCCGACCTCCGAGATCTACCCCGACGGCTTCGCGACGACGGTCAGCGTCGGGGGCCTGTCGGAGGTCCTCGAAGGCGCCGAACGCGGGCCGGGCCACTTCGCCGGCGTCTGCACCGTCGTGTGCAAGCTCCTGAACATCGTCTCGCCCGACGCGGCCTACTTCGGCCAGAAGGACGCGCAGCAGGTCGCGGTCGTGAAGCGGATGGTCCGCGACCTCGACATCCCGTCCAAGATCGAGGTCCTGCCGACCGTCCGCGAGCCGGACGGCCTCGCGATGAGCTCCCGCAACGTCCGGCTGAGCCCCGAGGAGCGCCAGGACGCGCTGCAGCTCTCCCGCGCGCTGTTCGCCGCGCGCGACGCCGTCGCCGGCGGAGAGCGGGACGCCGAGCGTGTCCGAGCCGTCGCGCTCGCACACCTCGACGACCCGGAGTACCTCGCGATCGTCGACCCGCTGAGCTTCACCCCGCTGACCACGATCGCCGCTCCCGCGCTGATCGCGGTCGCGGCACGCGTCGGACCCGTCAGACTGATTGACAACCTCGTGCTGGAACCCGTTCCGGCTCCGGTGGCGACCTGA
- a CDS encoding DUF2520 domain-containing protein — translation MGTVLAAALGAPALSRADAVPADVDVLLLAVPDGAIASVAATMPAGPLLGHVSGATGLDVFGAREGFSLHPMMSTPPGSEPGILRGAGGAVDGTSERALDTAYALADRLGLLVTRVPAEDRVAYHAAGAIAANFLVALEACAERLAATAGISRQQLAPLVLATARQWAEIGPEAALTGPIARGDEGTVERHRAVIAERTPELLPVWTELAEVTRAVAGRKGWA, via the coding sequence ATGGGCACGGTGCTGGCCGCCGCGCTCGGGGCGCCCGCGCTCAGCCGCGCCGACGCCGTCCCGGCCGACGTCGACGTGCTGCTCCTCGCCGTGCCCGACGGCGCGATCGCCTCGGTCGCCGCCACGATGCCGGCGGGGCCGCTGCTCGGCCACGTCTCCGGCGCGACCGGCCTGGACGTGTTCGGCGCGCGTGAGGGCTTCAGCCTGCACCCGATGATGTCCACGCCGCCCGGCAGCGAGCCCGGCATCCTGCGCGGCGCGGGCGGGGCCGTCGACGGCACCTCCGAGCGCGCGCTCGACACCGCCTACGCCCTCGCCGACCGCCTCGGCCTGCTCGTCACCCGCGTTCCCGCCGAGGACCGCGTCGCCTACCACGCGGCCGGCGCGATCGCCGCGAACTTCCTGGTGGCGCTGGAGGCCTGTGCCGAGCGCCTGGCCGCCACCGCGGGGATCAGCCGGCAGCAGCTCGCCCCGCTCGTCCTGGCCACCGCGCGCCAGTGGGCGGAGATCGGTCCGGAGGCCGCGCTGACCGGCCCGATCGCCCGCGGTGACGAGGGCACGGTCGAGCGCCACCGCGCGGTGATCGCGGAGCGGACGCCCGAGCTCTTGCCCGTCTGGACCGAGTTGGCGGAGGTCACCCGCGCCGTGGCGGGTAGGAAAGGCTGGGCATGA
- a CDS encoding uracil-DNA glycosylase, translating into MSSASERREELKAVFHQAQSCVKCPQLAAGRTTVVFGSGNADADLMFVGEAPGANEDKQGVPFVGQAGKLLDQLLSEIGLTRPDVFVVNTLKCRPPGNRDPLPQELDNCQDYLYRQLELIEPKVVCTLGNFATKLLRGDPTGITRLHGREEERLIGPRRVRLYPIYHPAAALYTRSMLDILRADFHRLPELLALPSLEQPEPEPVVPEVEPEPEPVIPEPDLVYDEQLGLF; encoded by the coding sequence ATGTCCAGCGCTTCGGAGCGGCGCGAGGAGCTCAAAGCCGTCTTCCACCAGGCCCAGTCCTGCGTGAAGTGCCCGCAACTGGCCGCGGGCCGCACGACGGTGGTCTTCGGCTCCGGCAACGCCGACGCGGACCTGATGTTCGTCGGCGAGGCGCCGGGGGCGAACGAGGACAAGCAGGGCGTGCCGTTCGTCGGCCAGGCCGGCAAGCTGCTCGACCAGCTGCTGAGCGAGATCGGCCTGACGCGACCGGACGTGTTCGTGGTCAACACGCTCAAGTGCCGCCCGCCGGGCAACCGCGACCCGCTCCCGCAGGAGCTCGACAACTGCCAGGACTACCTGTACCGCCAGCTCGAGCTGATCGAGCCGAAGGTCGTCTGCACGCTCGGCAACTTCGCGACGAAGCTCCTGCGCGGCGACCCGACCGGGATCACGCGGCTGCACGGGCGCGAGGAAGAGCGGCTGATCGGCCCCCGGCGCGTGCGGCTGTACCCGATCTACCACCCGGCGGCGGCGCTCTACACCCGCTCGATGCTGGACATCCTGCGAGCCGACTTCCACCGCCTTCCCGAGCTGCTGGCGCTCCCATCGTTGGAGCAGCCGGAGCCGGAGCCGGTCGTGCCCGAGGTCGAGCCCGAGCCCGAGCCCGTCATCCCCGAGCCGGACCTCGTGTACGACGAGCAGCTGGGGCTCTTCTAA
- a CDS encoding GNAT family N-acetyltransferase gives MKRPVLRRRPGEVVRPSDIAPADPPPGARVRLRVLEREDRREFLALARESHRLHRPWTYPPERADQFDELYGRSRREDFLCLLACRTDNDEIAGVFTISQIVRGAFQSAYLGYYAAERHAGQGLMREALEQILDHSFGPLGLHRVEANIQPGNAPSIALARGAGFRLEGFSPRYLLIGGQWRDHERYAITADEHAAAKASQAA, from the coding sequence ATGAAGAGGCCAGTGCTTCGTCGCCGTCCCGGAGAGGTCGTCCGTCCCTCGGACATCGCCCCCGCCGACCCGCCGCCCGGCGCGCGCGTGCGCCTGCGCGTGCTCGAGCGCGAGGACCGGCGGGAGTTCCTGGCGCTCGCCCGCGAGAGCCATCGCCTGCACCGCCCGTGGACGTACCCGCCCGAGCGCGCCGACCAGTTCGACGAGCTCTACGGCCGCTCGCGCCGCGAGGACTTCCTCTGCCTGCTCGCCTGCCGCACCGACAACGATGAGATCGCAGGCGTCTTCACCATCTCCCAGATCGTCCGCGGCGCCTTCCAGTCGGCGTATCTGGGCTACTACGCCGCCGAGCGCCACGCCGGCCAGGGCCTGATGCGCGAGGCGCTCGAGCAGATCCTCGACCACTCGTTCGGCCCGCTCGGCCTGCACCGGGTCGAGGCGAACATCCAGCCCGGCAACGCGCCCTCGATCGCACTCGCCCGTGGGGCCGGCTTCCGCCTCGAGGGCTTCTCACCGCGCTATCTGCTGATCGGCGGCCAGTGGCGCGACCACGAGCGGTACGCCATCACCGCCGACGAGCACGCCGCGGCGAAAGCCAGCCAAGCCGCTTAG
- a CDS encoding glycosyltransferase family 4 protein, with product MRPLAIDARAAARPELGGVERWARELCARLPYTIHRPPPALVHRAGHAWEQAVLPVLSARAPALLCPANLAPLAARNVVVVIHDAAPLRHPGWYSNAYAAFQRRVLPLIARRARAVITVSEFSRDELRDLLDVDASVVYGGVDPRFVPGEKADRPYVLCVASHTARKNLRALLPAARALAAEGIELRVAGGHRPQFAAEDGLESLTLLGAVPDAELPALYAGAAAFVLPSVYEGFGLPVLEAMAAGTPVIASNVTALPETAGGAARLVPPDAEALRDALLSLLGDSAEQARLRELGLERARAFTWERTASEVDRVVRTSIARG from the coding sequence GTGAGGCCGCTCGCGATCGACGCGCGCGCCGCGGCGCGCCCTGAGCTCGGCGGCGTGGAACGCTGGGCGCGCGAGCTGTGCGCGCGCCTGCCCTACACGATCCACCGCCCGCCGCCCGCGTTGGTGCACCGCGCGGGGCACGCCTGGGAGCAGGCGGTCCTGCCCGTCCTGAGCGCCCGGGCACCCGCGCTGCTGTGCCCGGCGAACCTCGCGCCGCTGGCGGCGCGCAACGTGGTCGTCGTCATCCACGACGCCGCTCCGCTGCGCCACCCGGGCTGGTACTCGAACGCCTACGCCGCGTTCCAGCGCCGCGTCCTGCCGCTGATCGCCCGGCGAGCCCGCGCCGTGATCACGGTCAGCGAGTTCTCGCGGGACGAGCTCCGCGACCTGCTCGACGTGGACGCCTCGGTCGTCTACGGCGGTGTCGACCCGCGCTTCGTCCCGGGGGAGAAGGCCGATCGCCCGTACGTCCTGTGCGTCGCCTCGCACACGGCGCGCAAGAACCTCCGGGCGTTGCTGCCCGCGGCGCGTGCCCTGGCGGCGGAGGGCATCGAGCTGCGCGTCGCCGGTGGTCACCGGCCGCAGTTCGCGGCCGAGGACGGCCTGGAGAGCCTCACGCTGCTCGGGGCCGTGCCGGACGCCGAGCTGCCGGCGCTCTACGCGGGCGCGGCGGCGTTCGTCCTGCCGTCCGTCTACGAGGGCTTCGGCCTTCCGGTCCTCGAGGCGATGGCCGCGGGCACGCCGGTCATCGCGTCCAACGTCACCGCGCTGCCCGAGACGGCGGGGGGCGCGGCGCGTCTGGTGCCGCCTGACGCCGAGGCGCTGCGGGACGCGCTGCTGTCACTCCTGGGCGATTCGGCGGAGCAGGCGCGGCTGCGTGAGTTGGGCCTGGAGCGGGCGCGGGCGTTCACGTGGGAGCGCACGGCGTCCGAGGTCGACCGCGTGGTGCGCACGAGCATCGCGCGCGGCTGA
- a CDS encoding HD domain-containing phosphohydrolase: MPSASHPRVALAIHGAAAAALVPAFVWLAPPSRWDQPVLLLVLLALAVIADVTEIKLPSGLSFDAALELVLIALVLLGPLPAFLVAVVPIVIGGLIRGETIVRQGNLANVAAFGWEALAGAAVLSLAGVSAATLGVEALPWVLVTGMVMFVVQVSVGPALYIPLFLGHPWSAVPRIVADPVPATVVMVTLAAVTTALYPPLGILALAMFALIAVLPQTALMLAARTRPVAALEPLVATRRYSHALALHLGLDRAERRHLARVTELAFARRAEAGDPIAYARQTLRDPSRASWEAGHVGEWWNGGGGPAGLRGAVTPIASRIVAVADTWSALTAKGGPELSHADALVELENAAGTRFDPRVVQAAYAVVAEECVSPSEPAPVPRLHALRVPAPLRRALAAG; the protein is encoded by the coding sequence ATGCCTTCGGCTTCACACCCGAGAGTCGCACTGGCGATCCACGGCGCGGCTGCGGCCGCCCTCGTGCCCGCCTTCGTCTGGCTCGCCCCGCCCTCGCGCTGGGACCAGCCGGTGCTGCTGCTCGTCCTGCTCGCGCTGGCGGTGATCGCCGACGTGACCGAGATCAAGCTTCCCAGCGGTCTGTCGTTCGACGCGGCACTCGAGCTCGTGCTCATCGCGCTCGTGCTGCTCGGGCCGCTGCCGGCCTTCCTGGTCGCGGTCGTCCCGATCGTGATCGGCGGCCTCATACGCGGGGAGACGATCGTCCGCCAGGGCAACCTCGCGAACGTCGCCGCCTTCGGCTGGGAAGCGCTGGCCGGTGCCGCCGTGCTGTCGCTCGCCGGCGTGTCCGCCGCCACGCTGGGCGTGGAAGCCCTGCCCTGGGTCCTGGTCACCGGCATGGTCATGTTCGTCGTCCAGGTCTCCGTCGGCCCGGCGCTGTACATCCCGCTCTTCCTCGGCCACCCCTGGTCCGCGGTGCCCCGCATCGTGGCCGACCCGGTGCCCGCCACCGTGGTCATGGTCACGCTCGCCGCGGTCACCACCGCGCTCTATCCCCCACTCGGGATCCTCGCGCTGGCCATGTTCGCGCTCATCGCCGTGCTCCCGCAGACCGCGCTGATGCTCGCCGCCCGCACCCGCCCCGTCGCGGCGTTGGAGCCGCTGGTCGCCACCCGCCGGTACTCGCACGCCCTCGCGCTGCACCTCGGGTTGGACCGCGCCGAGCGCCGCCACCTGGCCCGGGTGACCGAGCTGGCCTTCGCCCGCCGCGCCGAGGCCGGCGACCCGATCGCCTACGCCCGCCAGACCCTCCGCGATCCGTCCCGCGCCTCGTGGGAGGCCGGTCACGTCGGCGAGTGGTGGAACGGCGGCGGCGGCCCGGCGGGCCTCCGCGGCGCCGTCACGCCGATCGCGTCACGCATCGTCGCCGTCGCCGACACGTGGTCGGCCCTGACCGCCAAGGGCGGCCCTGAGCTCTCCCACGCCGACGCCCTCGTCGAGCTCGAGAACGCGGCGGGCACGCGCTTCGACCCCCGCGTGGTCCAGGCGGCCTACGCCGTCGTGGCCGAGGAGTGCGTCTCGCCGAGCGAGCCGGCGCCGGTGCCGCGCCTGCACGCGCTGCGGGTGCCCGCGCCGCTGCGGCGGGCGCTGGCCGCGGGCTGA
- a CDS encoding MFS transporter: MRDTSGGYGAVLAERPIRDLLLASLCGRFAFNALGLGFVLFAAAETDSIAVTGAMIAAFALTTALAPARGRLVDRHGPATLGALAVASAGAVALLVAAGAADAPTWTFVLSAGLAGLFAPPLGPFARSVWSGLPDRGQLQQRVHALDAAGEESALIVSPLIVSVLVLVGSPGLALSVCAVALLVGAVAAGRTSLARTPGSRASPSTPLPASLWLVFVAFLPTAAALGALDIAIPAAATEQGHPAAAGAIEATMAVGTVAGSLLAGRLLLGAPERRVLAMQAVLAGGLAAATLVTTHLVLLGVVLVVPGLALGALFAALYLLVGRLAPKGSGTRTFGWLVTVNNGGLALGAAAAGALAQSSGPRAGFWLAAACALAGVVPAVGALVLSARVPHPNTARRPR, translated from the coding sequence GTGCGGGACACCAGCGGGGGCTACGGCGCTGTCCTAGCAGAGCGGCCGATCCGAGATCTGCTGCTCGCTTCGCTCTGCGGTCGTTTCGCGTTCAACGCCCTCGGCCTCGGGTTCGTCCTGTTCGCCGCGGCCGAGACGGACTCGATCGCGGTCACCGGCGCGATGATCGCGGCGTTCGCGCTCACCACGGCCCTCGCTCCCGCGCGAGGCCGGCTCGTCGACCGGCACGGGCCGGCGACATTGGGCGCGTTGGCGGTCGCCAGCGCGGGGGCGGTCGCGCTGTTGGTCGCCGCGGGGGCCGCCGATGCGCCCACGTGGACGTTCGTGCTGTCGGCCGGTCTGGCGGGGTTGTTCGCTCCGCCGCTGGGTCCGTTCGCGCGGTCGGTCTGGAGTGGGCTGCCGGACCGGGGCCAGCTGCAGCAGCGGGTCCATGCCTTGGACGCGGCCGGCGAGGAGTCGGCGCTGATCGTCTCCCCCTTGATCGTCTCGGTGCTGGTGCTCGTCGGGTCGCCGGGGCTGGCCCTGAGCGTGTGCGCGGTCGCACTGCTCGTGGGTGCGGTGGCCGCGGGCCGGACGTCGCTGGCGCGGACCCCGGGCTCGCGCGCGTCACCCTCGACGCCGCTGCCGGCGTCGCTGTGGCTGGTCTTCGTCGCCTTCCTGCCCACCGCGGCCGCGCTGGGAGCGCTCGACATCGCGATCCCGGCGGCGGCGACCGAGCAGGGGCACCCGGCCGCCGCGGGGGCGATCGAGGCGACGATGGCCGTCGGGACGGTGGCGGGCTCGTTGCTGGCGGGGCGGCTGCTGCTCGGGGCGCCGGAGCGGCGGGTGCTGGCGATGCAGGCGGTGCTGGCGGGCGGGCTCGCGGCGGCGACGCTGGTCACGACGCACCTCGTGCTCCTCGGTGTCGTGCTGGTCGTGCCCGGGTTGGCGCTGGGCGCGCTGTTCGCGGCGCTCTACCTGCTCGTCGGCCGTTTGGCGCCGAAGGGGTCGGGCACGCGCACGTTCGGGTGGTTGGTGACCGTGAACAACGGCGGATTGGCGCTGGGTGCCGCGGCCGCCGGGGCCCTGGCGCAGTCGTCGGGACCCCGCGCCGGGTTCTGGCTCGCGGCGGCGTGCGCTCTGGCCGGCGTCGTGCCCGCCGTCGGCGCGTTGGTTTTGTCCGCGCGCGTACCACACCCGAATACGGCGCGCAGGCCCCGATGA
- a CDS encoding glycosyl hydrolase produces the protein MRVTVTFALLLALLVPATANAAKRQVPRGWLGVVADGPLNDPAYPQGPAEWDRMAGSGVEAVRTAFYWSAIERAPGQYDFGLKDQLVLAAAQRGLSVLPVIQGTPEWAARNPGDLASPPRDNADFARLLAALVTRYGPSGSLWIEHPEVSKQPIRAWQIWNEPNLTRYWNVAPWAPSYVALLKTADKALKAADPGSKTVLAGLPNESWKALESIYKAGARGAFDVVTLHPYTGKVKNTVRVVKIVRRVMERRKDRKMPIWVTELSWPASAGKAKAEGGDFATTDAGQASRLAAALKLFAKERKALGVERLYWYTWLSVEGITDSGFDYSGLRRLRNGVLHDAPALSVFRREARRLQGCSKALGDARRCRT, from the coding sequence ATGCGCGTAACCGTCACATTCGCCCTGCTTCTTGCCCTTCTGGTCCCCGCGACCGCGAACGCCGCCAAGCGCCAGGTGCCGCGCGGGTGGCTCGGCGTGGTGGCGGACGGCCCGCTCAACGACCCCGCCTACCCGCAGGGCCCGGCGGAGTGGGACCGGATGGCCGGCAGCGGCGTCGAGGCGGTGCGCACCGCCTTCTACTGGAGCGCGATCGAGCGCGCGCCCGGCCAGTACGACTTCGGCCTCAAGGATCAGCTCGTCCTCGCCGCGGCCCAGCGTGGGCTCAGCGTCCTGCCGGTGATCCAGGGCACGCCCGAGTGGGCGGCGCGCAACCCGGGTGACCTCGCGTCTCCCCCGCGCGACAACGCCGACTTCGCCCGCCTCCTGGCCGCGCTCGTCACACGCTACGGGCCCAGCGGGTCTTTGTGGATCGAGCACCCGGAGGTGTCCAAGCAACCGATCCGCGCATGGCAGATCTGGAACGAGCCGAACCTGACCCGGTACTGGAACGTGGCGCCATGGGCGCCGTCGTACGTCGCCCTGCTCAAAACCGCCGACAAGGCGCTCAAGGCGGCCGACCCGGGGTCCAAGACCGTGCTGGCCGGTCTTCCGAACGAGAGCTGGAAGGCGCTCGAGTCGATCTACAAGGCGGGCGCGCGCGGCGCGTTCGACGTGGTCACGCTGCACCCCTACACCGGCAAGGTCAAGAACACGGTGCGGGTCGTGAAGATCGTCCGGCGCGTGATGGAGCGCCGCAAGGACCGCAAGATGCCGATCTGGGTGACCGAGCTGTCGTGGCCGGCCTCCGCGGGCAAGGCGAAGGCGGAGGGCGGGGACTTCGCGACCACGGACGCCGGGCAGGCGTCGCGGCTCGCGGCCGCGCTCAAGCTGTTCGCGAAGGAGCGCAAGGCGCTGGGGGTGGAGCGCCTGTACTGGTACACGTGGCTCTCCGTCGAGGGGATCACCGACAGCGGCTTCGACTACAGCGGGCTCCGACGACTCCGGAACGGAGTGCTTCACGACGCTCCGGCGCTCTCCGTCTTCCGCCGGGAAGCGCGCCGGCTCCAGGGCTGCTCGAAGGCCCTGGGCGACGCACGGCGCTGCCGGACGTAG